In the Festucalex cinctus isolate MCC-2025b chromosome 10, RoL_Fcin_1.0, whole genome shotgun sequence genome, one interval contains:
- the LOC144026795 gene encoding signal-transducing adaptor protein 1-like, whose product MHKRQGRPFTMMPHCYYEGYLEKRSFKDKKSRKLWTCLCGNTLFFFNDKRDTEYIEKLELSGPITITDDNSMDYNLDAAKLNLQTQDSDIKFSAPNAEARELWKGFIQSVAELSVPSMLNLLPGQLLRLEEVVKKEKERLRDVQQSSPTVDVEPTRELEMPDCFHLVSRTEAELLLEQQASQGNMLLRPSRDGTGFAISTREEMNGTIFKHYRVSCKQDDGYIIEVDTPVPCPTLHDIVSYFEKVTEGVLAPLAREETYEQNITYIGLDSENGEKRVRGASLHITPPATQPKPALPRVPSEEGEESVYMNDNIHKDSTVEHFPEPDSKAAGKSVKAPTPAPRKFATSPSKASTTRSKYPREPILRNHSDPHGQSVSILSLDAISELKQRFEKRAKCES is encoded by the exons ATGCACAAGCGACAAGGGCGGCCCTTCACCATGATGCCACACTGCTACTACGAAGGCTACCTGGAGAAGCGCTCCTTTAAAGACAAG AAATCTCGCAAGCTGTGGACCTGCCTGTGCGGCAACACACTTTTCTTCTTCAACGACAAGAGAGACACTGAG TACATTGAGAAGCTGGAGCTCAGCGGGCCCATCACGATCACAGATGACAACTCAATGGACTACAACTTGGACGCAGCCAAACTCAACCTCCAGACCCAAGACAGCGACATCAAATTCTCT GCTCCGAATGCAGAGGCTCGAGAGTTGTGGAAGGGCTTCATTCAATCCGTGGCCGAG CTGTCGGTGCCCTCGATGCTGAACCTGTTGCCGGGCCAGTTGCTTAGGTTGGAAGAGGTGGTGAAAAAGGAGAAGGAGAGACTCCGAGATGTGCAACAGTCTTCCCCCACTGTTGATGTGGAGCCCACAAGGGAATTGGAAATGCCAGA CTGTTTCCACCTGGTGTCCCGCACGGAAGCAGAGCTGCTGCTGGAGCAACAGGCCAGCCAAGGAAATATGCTGCTGAGGCCCAGCAGGGACGGCACCGGCTTCGCTATCAGTACCAGGGAAGAGATGAATGG AACCATCTTCAAGCATTACCGCGTGAGCTGCAAGCAAGATGACGGTTACATCATCGAAGTGGACACTCCT GTTCCGTGTCCCACATTGCACGACATCGTCAGTTACTTCGAAAAAGTGACAGAAGGAGTTCTGGCACCTCTGGCTAGGGAGGAAACCTATGAGCAAAATATTA CTTACATTGGCTTGGATAGTGAAAATGGGGAGAAGAGGGTGCGTGGCGCCTCCCTGCACATCACGCCACCAGCTACACAGCCCAAACCAG cCTTGCCAAGAGTGCCGAGTGAAGAGGGGGAGGAAAGTGTCTACATGAATGACAATA TCCACAAAGATTCCACAGTGGAGCATTTTCCAG aACCCGACAGCAAAGCAGCCGGTAAATCGGTGAAAGCTCCAACGCCCGCCCCTCGCAAGTTCGCAACGTCTCCCTCAAAAGCCTCCACAACCAGGTCCAAGTACCCCAGGGAGCCCATCTTGAGGAACCACTCGGACCCCCATGGCCAGAGTGTGTCCATACTCTCTCTTGATG CCATATCAGAACTCAAGCAGAGGTTCGAGAAGAGGGCCAAGTGTGAAAGCTGA
- the LOC144026797 gene encoding ras-related protein Rab-11B-like, with protein sequence MANRDDEYDFLFKVVLIGDSGVGKSNLLSRFTRNEFNLESKSTIGVEFATRSLQVDGKTIKAQIWDTAGQERYRAITSAYYRGAVGALLVYDIAKHLTYENVERWLKELRDHADNNIIIMLVGNKSDLRHLRAVPTDEARAFAEKNTLSFIETSALDSTNVEEAFKNILTEIYHIVSQKQMAERSAHDESPGNNVVDISVPPTSDGHKGPRVQCCQNL encoded by the exons ATGGCGAACAGAGACGATGAATATGATTTTCTTttcaaag tcGTGCTGATCGGCGACTCCGGCGTGGGAAAGAGCAACCTGCTGTCGCGCTTCACCAGAAACGAGTTCAACCTGGAGAGCAAGAGCACCATCGGGGTGGAGTTCGCCACCCGCAGCCTCCAGGTGGACGGCAAAACCATCAAGGCTCAGATTTGGGACACGGCCGGGCAGGAACGCTACCGAGCCATCACCTCGGC GTACTACCGGGGCGCGGTGGGCGCTCTGCTGGTGTACGACATCGCCAAACACCTGACGTACGAGAACGTGGAGCGCTGGCTGAAGGAGCTGAGGGACCACGCCGacaacaacatcatcatcatgctgGTGGGGAACAAGAGCGACCTGCGACACCTCAGGGCCGTGCCCACTGACGAGGCGCGGGCATTTGCCG AAAAGAACACGCTGTCATTTATTGAGACATCAGCGCTGGACTCGACGAATGTAGAAGAAGCCTTCAAGAATATTTTAACAG AGATCTACCACATCGTCTCGCAGAAGCAGATGGCCGAGCGAAGCGCGCACGACGAGTCGCCGGGCAACAACGTGGTGGACATCAGCGTGCCGCCCACCAGCGATGGCCACAAGGGGCCCAGAGTGCAATGCTGCCAGAACCTGTGA